The Kribbella sp. NBC_00662 nucleotide sequence TGGCGACCGGGCGGGACTACGGCGACGTGTCTCCGCTGAAGGGCATCTACTCCGGCGGCGCCGCGACGGCCATCGAGGTGACCGTCGACATGACCCGGTTAGCCTGAGCCCATGCGGGCCATGACAGTGACGCCGGGCAAGTCCGACTCGGCGACAGTAGGTGAGGTCCCGGAGCCTCCCGTTGCCGACGGTTCGATTCTCGTGGAGGGCCTGCTGACGGGCATCTGCGGAACCGACATCGAGCTGGTCTCCGGAGCGTTCGGCAGCGGACGTCCGGGATCGGACCACCTCGTCATCGGACACGAGTCGCTCGGACGGGTGCTGGAGGCGCCTGCGGATTCCGGCTTCCTTCCCGGCGACCTGGTGGCCGGAGTGGTCCGCCGACCGGACCCGGTGCCCTGTCCGGCATGTGCACGTGGTGAGTGGGACTTCTGCCGCAACGGGGAGTACACCGAGCGCGGCATCAAGGAGATGGACGGGTACGGCGCCGAGCACTGGCGGGTCGACCCGTACTTCGCAGTGCCGGTGCCGGCTGAGCTGGGAGACCTCGGCGTACTCGTGGAGCCGGTCAGCATTCTGACCAAGGCCTGGGAGCAGGTGGACCGGGTCGGTGCGCGGTCGTGGTTCGGCCCGCAGCATGTGCTCGTGACGGGAGCTGGTCCGATCGGGCTGCTCGCGGCGCTCATCGCCCGGCAGCGCGGGTACGACGTACATGTGCTCGACCGGGTCACAGACGGGCCGAAGCCCGAGCTGGTGCGGGCGCTGGGTGGGACTTACCTGACCGACCTGGGAGAGCTCGGCGTCGTGCCGGATGTGGTGATCGAGGCGACCGGAGCGGGGCAGTTGGTGTTCGACTGCGCTTCACTGCTCCCGCCGGCCGGTGTGATGTGTCTGGTCGGGATCCACCCCGGGCCGGCGACTGTCGACGTCCAGCTGGACGCGCTGGTGCGGCAGCTCGTGGTGCGCAACGCAGCGCTGGTCGGGACGGTGAATGCGGGCAAACGGCACTACGCGGACGCTGTGGACGTGCTGCTCGCGGCGGATCGGGCCTGGCTGCAGGGGTTGATCACCCGGGCCGTGCCGCTGTCGAAGTGGCCGGACGCATTGGTGCGGGAACCGGATGACATCAAGGTGGTCGTGGACTTGCGGGGATGACCTGCGAGGATGGTGGGTGACGAGGGGCAGATCGGGGCATGCCCCGCGGATGGAAGGAGCGTCGACAGGTGTCGGACACGAAGGCTCGGACCGCCGAGCAGATCGAGGCGGACATCGCCGCCACCCGGTTGCGGCTGGCCTCGACCGTCGACGAGCTCGTCGACCGCGCGAACCCGAAGAACGTGGCCCTGCGGCAGGTCGAGCAGGCCAAGTCCCAGGTCTTCGACGAGCAGGGGCAGCTGCGGACCCAGAAGATCGTCGCGGTCGCCGGTGCGGTGGTCGGCGTCGTCGGCGTACTGCTGGTGATCCGCCGGCTGGTGGGTCGCCGGTGACTCCACGCAAGCGGCTGTCCGACGACAAACTCCCGATCCGGATGTTGCACGACCGCGTCCTGGTCTCCCTCGAGCAGGAGGGTGAGCGCAAGTCGTCGGCCGGCATCTTGATCCCCGCCACCGCGCAGATGGGTCGCAGGCTCGCCTGGGCGAAGGTGGTTGCCGTCGGCGCCAACGTGCGGACCGTGGAGGTCGACGACCGCGTCCTGTTCGACCCGGAGGACCGGGCCGAGGTGGAGGTTCGCGGCGACGACTACATCCTGCTGCGCGAACGCGACCTGCACGCGGTCGCGGCCGGCCGCCTGGAAGACGGCCAGACCGGCCTTTATCTCTGATATCTCTGAAAACCGAAGCGGGCCGGTGCCTTCGCACCGCCCGTGACCAGGTCGCGAACGAGCTCGCCGACCAGCGGAACGAACTTGAAGCCCTGGCCGGAGAAGCCGGCGGCGACGGTGATCGGTCCGGCGCGGTCGATGACGAACCGGGCCGATGGTGTGTTGTCGTAGAGGCAGCTGATCGCAGTGGACCGCCCGGGGTCCAGCCCCGGGTACCACTGCGCGACGTACCGCTGGAGTGCAGCGTCCCGCTCCGGCTCGGGCCGGAAGTCGCGGGTGTCGGGGTCGACCTCCGGCCCACTGGCGTGCATGCCGACCTTCACACCTGACCCCGGCTCGTAGAGGCCGTAGCAGTCAGGACCCCAGTGCACGAAGCTGGGCCACTCCAGGTCGTCCGACAACGGAGTGAAGAACCGCGGCTGCTCCTGCGTCACCGTGAACCGCGGCAACGGCACCAAACCGTCCAGCAGCTTCGGAGTCCACGGCCCGGTCGTCACGACGACCTGCTGCGCCCGCACTGCTCCACCCGGTACGTCGAGCTCGACCAGGTCGTCGTGGAGCCGCAGTGCCCGTACCGGCGACTGCACGCGGAACTCCGCGCCGAGCCGGCTCGCCACCGTCTGCAGCGCGTGCACGGTGCGATCGGCGTACAGCCGGCCGGACCCCGGCTGGTAGAGGACCGGCGACTCGAACCGGAACCCGGGCCATCGCTCGGCGGCCTCCTCCGCCGTCAGCACCGACCCGGTTGCCCCATGCAACGACCGGAAGACCTCGACCGACGCCGCACTCATCCCGTGGTCGATCCCGCCGGTCTCCTCGAGCAGCGTCTCGCCCGAGTCGGCCTCCAGCTCCCGCCACAACGGCCGCGCCCGCTCGGTCAGCTCAGCCACCTCGGCGTCGTCGGCGGCCGGCCGGAACAACCGCGTCGCACCGTGCGAGCCACCCCGCTCGTGCCCGAGCGTGAACTGCTCCAGTACGACGACGTCCCGCGCGGCCGCCGCCAGTGCACGGGCCGCCGCCGACCCCATCGCACCGGCCCCCACCACCGCCACGTCGTACGTCATCCGAGCAGCGTACGGGCGGTGGGCAGCGGCTAGAAGCTGTTGGGCCCGAACCGGAAGATCGCGACCAGGGCCGTGAGGATCAGGATGACGATGTTGATGGCGATCGGCTGGAATTCCTTGCGGCGGCCGTGGGTGATGATCGCGCCGATCATGATCAGACCGAGCCCGGTCGCGGCCAGCGGGACGAGCACCGGCGCGATGTCCAGCGCACCCGGCAGGATCAGTCCGAGCGCACCCAGCACCTCGGCGGTGCCGATCAGCTTGATCGTGCCCGCGGAGAAGTCCTCGACCCACTTCATGTTCGGGTTGGCCAGCAGTTTGCGCCGGCTCTGGCTCAGCTTGGTCGCGCCGGCGGCCAGGAAGAAGGCGGCCAGCACTCCGGCGACGATCCACAGAAAGACGTTCATATCCCACTCTCAGTTATTGGTTGACGCATCAACTCAACCGTAGAGGTATCTGACTTGAAGCGTCAAGTAATCCGGTAGAATGGCGTCATGGCGGGGGATGCGCGGTGGCTGGAGCAGGATGAGCTGGCGACCTGGATGTCGTTGGCTGCCCTGATGTTCAAGCTGCCCGGGGTGCTCGATTACCAGTTGCAGCGGGACTCCGGGCTGAGTCACTTCGAGTACCTCGTGCTCGCCGGCCTGTCCGAGTCGCCGGGGCGGTCGCGGCGGATGAGCGACCTGGCCGGCTTCGCGAACGGCTCGCTGTCCCGGCTGTCCCATGTGGTCAAGCGTCTCGAGCAGCGAGGTTTCGTCGAGCGCCGGCCCGCCGAGGACGACGGGCGGATCACCGTCGCCACCATCACCGACAGCGGCTACGAGGTCCTCGTCGCCGCCGCTCCGGGGCATGTCGCGACAGTTCGCGACTACGTGATCGACGTCCTGACGCCGGAGCAGCTGGCGCAGCTCAAGGACATCGCCGACACGATTCTCGCGAAGGTTGATCCGGGCAAGGACTGCTGACGTTTCTCGCGGAGCGGGCAGGCGGAGGCGCCGCGATCGGCGGGCGGGGGAGAATGGGCCCGTGATCTTCGAGACCTCCAGCCGGTTGCCAGACTTCCCGTGGGACAAGCTCGCCCCTTATCAGCAGAAGGCGGCGGAGCATCCTGACGGCATCGTCGACCTGTCCGTCGGCAGCCCGGTGGACCCGGTGCCCGATCTGGTCAAGAAGGCGCTGGCCGACGCGGCGGACGCCCCGTCGTACCCGACGACCATCGGTACGTCGGCCTCGCGGCAGGCGGCGGTGGACTGGATGGCTCGGCGCCTCGACGTGACCGGGGTGGACCCGAAGAGCGGCGTGCTGCCCGTGATCGGTACCAAAGAGCTGATCATGATGCTGCCGACGCTGCTGGGTATCGGTGCCGGAGACACCATCCTGATCCCGGATCTGGCGTACCCGACGTACGAGGCGGGCGCTGCGCTCGCCCGCGCAACCAGCGTGCCGGTGGCGGACCCCACGGCGTACGACGCGCCGGTCCGGGTCGCGTACCTGAACTCACCGCGCAATCCGTCCGGTGAGATCACCCCTGCGGCCGATCTGCGCCGGGCGGTCGAGTGGGCGCGGGCGAACGACGTACTGCTGGTCAGCGACGAGTGCTACACCGAGTTCGGCTGGGACGAGAAGCCGGTGTCCGTGCTGCACCCGGACGTGTCCGGCGGCAGCTTCGACAACCTGCTCGCGGTGCACTCGCTGTCCAAGCGGTCCAACCTGGCTGGGTACCGCGGTGGCTTCGTGGCCGGCGACCCGACCGTCGTGACCGAGCTGCTTGCCGTACGCAAGCACGCCGGGCTGATGGTGCCGTCGCCGATCCAGGCTGCGATGGCGGCTGCGTTCGCGGACGACGTACACGTGGAGGAGCAGCGTGCTCGCTACCTCCGGCGGCGTGCGGTACTGCGGGATGCCCTGACCGATGCGGGCTGGGAGATCACGCTGTCCAACGGCGGGCTCTACCTGTGGGCGTCGCACCCCTCCTACGACGCGTACGGCTCCGTCGGCGCGCTGGCGGACCGGGGCATCCTGGTCGCTCCCGGTGCGTTCTACGGCACTGCTGGTGAGCGGCACATCCGCGTCGCGCTGACCGGGACCGACGAGCGCATCGATTCCGCGGTGAAGCGACTGCAGGAGTAAACGTAGTCCGCACTCCCGTGTGACGTATCCCGGTGTGGCCGCCTCTTATAAGGGGTACGGGTGTTGTCAAGGGGAGGGTGAGGCGGATGAGACGCTTCGTTGGGGTGGCTGTTGCGGTGCTGCTGGGTCTGGGGCCGGTGAGTGTCGCGCACGCGGACGACTCCCCGTCGCCGTCGACCTCACCTTCATCGACACCTTCATCGACACCCTCATCAACACCCTCATCAACACCGTCACCCACGCCAACGCCCAGTCCAACCTCGACGCCGAAGCCGGTTGTGACGCCGGCGGCGACTCCCGCGCCGGCCTGGTCGATCACGCTGGATCAGCCGGCCGCGTCCTGGGAGGACAAGCCGACGATCTTCACCGGCAAGATCAGCCAGCCGATCACCGGGTCGTACATCACCTTGTGGCAGCGTGTCCCCGGAGCCTGGGTACTGCGTGCGTCGACCCGCACCACCGCCGGTGGCGTGTACAGGTTCAGCTACGTCTCGGCGTACACCGGGACCTGGGCGTTCCGCACGATGATCGGGGTGAAGGCGGAGACGGCGCTCGCGATCTCGGCGTACCGGACCGTGCCGATCCAGGACCGGAAGATCCTGATCAACACGCCGGCGTCCTGGTACGCCACGCTGACCGGTGTCTCGGTCACCGGCCGGATGGTGCCGGCCGAGCCGGGCAAGGAGCTCGCGCTGCAGAGTTATCTCGGCAGCGGTAAGTGGCAGCTGCTCAACATCGGGGTCATGGATGCCAAGGGCAACTTCCGGCTCCGGGTCCCCGACGACCTGCCGGCCACCCGGACGGTGCGCGTCGTCACCCGGTACGTCGCCCAGGCCGCGATGGAGTACTCCGGCCTGGCGACGATCGTGATCAAAGCCGCGCTGAACCCCAAGGTGTACGCCGTGTCCGCCGCGATGGTGCCGAACACGTACCGCGCCGGCTGTCCGGTCGCACCGGCGTCACTGCGGCTGTTGCAGCTGAACTACTGGGGTTTCGACGGCCACGTGCACCGGGGTGAGCTGATCCTGCGGGATGCCGCCGTCGCGAAGATGATCACGGTCTGGACCACGACGTTCGCGTCGAAGTTCCCGATCCGGCAGATGCGGCGGGTGGATGTGTTCGGCGGCAGCGATGTGAAGTCGATGGCGGCCGACAACACCTCGGCGTTCAACTGCCGGCGCGTGACGGGTGATCCGTACTCGCTGTCGCCACACTCGTACGGGTGGGCGATCGACATCAACACCGTGGAGAACCCGTACCTGGCCGCGAACGGTGTCTGGTACCCGTCGAACGGGCTGGCGTACCGCACTCGTACGCCGGCGCGTCCGGGCATGCTGTTCGCGAGCAGCGTGCCGACGAAGGCGCTGGTCGGCCAGGGGTACTTCTGGGGCGCAGGCTGGGCCAAGCCCGACTACCAGCACTTCGAGCCGAAGTGAAACGCATAGCGGTCGCTGGTGTGCTGCTGGTGGTGCTCGCAGGCTGCAGCTCCAACTCTGCGGCTCAGCAGCCCGCGCCCGGTGTCGTCCAGCGGTCCGCTTCGCCGGTCATCCCCAGCACGGTCGGCGGGACGGTGCCCGTCCCGCCCGCGACCATGAGCACCGCCAAGCCGACAGATGCGGCCGTCCCGCCGGAGGTGCCGGAGCAGGCGACCGCACCGCCGCCTGCCAACGCCGGACCGCTCACCGCGCGCAACCTGCCGACGCCGGACAAGCTTGGTGCCGGCTGGAAGACCTACACAGACCCTGGCGGCGCGGAGGCCGGTTTCATCGGCAACAACACCTGGACCCGCCGCCGTGACCCCCACCAGGCCTCTTACGAAGCCCTGCCGTCCGGCTGCGCCGGCAAGCCCGTCACCGGCTCGCTCCCAATCCCCGCCTACGCCCTGACCGGCAGCTACCGCACGGCCGACGCCCAGCCCGCCACCGCCCTGCTACTACGCTTCAAAGACTCTGCACAGGCTGCGGACTACTACGCCGGGTACCAGGCCCGAATGAAGGCCTGCGGATCCGCCGGCGATCTCTCTGTGAAACAGCTCTGGGCCACCACTACAGCAACGGCGGCAGTTCGCGCCTACGCCGCAGCCGAGTCCTACGTCGACCTGTCCGTGGTCAACGGCTCCACCGTCGCCCTCCTGGCGACCACCTCTGCCACGCCGGATCAGCAGGCCAACTGGGCGCGCACCGTCGTACCGGCCTTCGAGGAGGTGATAGACGAATCCTAAAGTTGTATTACCTTTCAGTATTTCGTGACCTACACTCCGGTTATGGGTGACTTCGACCGGTATGCCCGTCTGACCGCGGGTCTCGATGCGCCGTACGCCGTGATCGACCTCGACGCGTTCGGGCGGAACGCGGACGACCTGGTCCGCCGCGCCGGGGGTACGCCGATCCGGATCGCCTCGAAGTCGGTCCGCTGTCGCGCGCTGATCGCGGCCGCGCTCGAGCGGCCCGGCTTCCACGGCGTGATGAGCTACGCGCTGCCCGAGGCGCTCTGGCTGGCGCGCAACGGCGTCGACGACATCCTGCTCGGCTACCCGACCACGCACCGCACGGCTCTGCGCGAACTCTCCGAGGACGCCGAAGCGGCGGCCAGGATCACGCTGATGATCGACTCGCCCGAGCACCTCGCGTACATCAAGGCAGCAGCGACCGGCACCGCCCGGATCCAGGTCTGCCTCGACGTCGACGCCTCGCTCCGCGTCTTCGGCCAGCATCTCGGTGTACGCCGTTCGCCGCTGCGGACCCCGGCCGACGTCGCGGCGCTGGCTCGAACCGTCGCCGCCGACGACGCGTTCGAGCTGACCGGCGTGATGTTCTACGAGGCGCAGATCGCCGGGCTGCCTGACACCTCGCCCGCCGTCCGTTGGGTGAAGCGCCGCTCGGCCGCTGAGCTCGCCGACCGCCGTGGTGCGGTCGTCGACGCGGTCAAGCAGGTCGCGGCGCTGCGGATCGTGAACAGCGGCGGCACGGGCAGCCTGGAGATCAGCAGCGCCGACCCGTCCGTCACCGAGGTCACCGCCGGCTCGGGTCTCTACGGCCCGACCCTCTTCGACAAGTACGACGTCTTCCAGCCGGAGCACGCGATGGCTTACGCGCTCGACGTCGTACGTCGTCCCGCGCCCCGGATCGCCACGCTCTTCGGCGGCGGGTACGTCGCGTCGGGGCCGGCGAAGAAGTCGCGGTTGCCGTTGCCTGCTTGGCCGTCCGGCCTGAAGCTGCTCGGCACGGAAGGCGCCGGCGAGGTGCAGACTCCGGTCCAGGGACAATCAGCCGAACCGCTGAATCTCGGCGACAGAGTATGGATGCGCTACGCGAAGGCAGGCGAGATGCTGGAGCGGTTCGACGTCGTGCACGCGATCGGCTCGGACGGGTCGAGTGAGCAGGTGAAAGAACTCCTCACCTACCGCGGCGAAGGGAAGAACTTCGGATGAGCACCTGGCGGAACTGGTCCGGCACCGAGTCGGCGACCGGGGTCGAGACTCTGCGCCCGGGGTCGACCGACGAGCTCGCGGCCGCGGTCAAGTCCGCCGCCGAGCAGGGCAAGAAGCTCAAGGCGGTCGGCTCGGGGCATTCGTTCACGGGTTGCTCGGTGCCGCAACAGGTGATGATCCGTCTCGATGGCCTGTCCTCGATCACGCACGCCGACCAGGCGTCCGGCCGGGTGACGGTCGGCGCAGGCACCGGCCTGCGGAAGCTGAACGCAGGGCTGGCGGCGTTCGACCTCGCCATGGCGAACCTCGGCGACATCGACAAGCAGACGATCTCCGGCGCGATCTCGACCGGCACGCACGGGACCGGCGCGGGGCTCGGCGGGCTCGCGACGCAGGTCGTCGCGCTCGACCTGGTCACGGCGGACGGCTCGGTCCTGCATTGCTCGGCGGAGGAGAATCCGGACGTCTTCGCCGCGGCGCGGGTCTCGGTCGGGGCGCTCGGCGTGATCAGCTCGCTGACCCTGCAGTGCGTGCCGGCGTTCCTGCTGCGGGCGCAGGAGATGCCGCTGCCGCTGGCCGAAGTACTGGACGGGTTCGATGAGCTTGCCGATGGCAACGATCACTTCGAGTTCTACTGGTTCCCGCATACCGACATCGCGCTGACCAAGCGCAACAACCGGGTCGCGCCGGGCGTCGACGCGGCTCCGGTCGGCCGGATCCGCGGCTGGGTGGACGACGAGCTGCTGTCCAACAAGGTCTTCGAGCTGACCAACCGCCTCGCAGTGCGCCGGCCGGCGATGGTGCCGCGGATCAACCAGCTCGCCTCACGTGCACTGTCAGCCCGGGAGTACGTCGATTCGTCGTACAAGGTGTTCTGTTCCGAGCGCAACGTGATCTTCCGCGAGTCGGAGTACGCCGTGCCGCGCGAGCACGTCGTCGAGGTGATTCGTCGGCTGCGGGACTGGATCGACACATCGGGGTCCCGGATCCCGTTCCCGATCGAGGTTCGGGTGGCCGCGCCGGACGACATCTGGCTGTCCACGGCTTCGGAGCGGGAGACGGCGTACATCGCGATCCATCAGTACCACCGGCTGCCGCACGATCCGTACTTCCAGGCGTTCGAGAACGTCGTCGCCGACTACGACGGACGGCCGCACTGGGGCAAGCTGCACACCCTGACCGCGACCGACCTGCGAGCGCGGTATCCGCACTTCGACGACTTCCTCGCCGTCCGCGACAGGCTCGACCCGCAACGCACCTTCGAGAACGCCTACACCCGTCAGGTCTTCGGCTGAGGCTCGGGCGGGCGATAGCCTGCCAAGCATGAATGCTGCGGAGGGGCTCGAGCCGTTGGCCGAGGATTGGCAGAAGGCGCTGGCGATTGTCGCGCACCCGGATGATCTCGAGTGGGGATCGGCGGCCGCGATCGCGCGCTGGACCGGCCAGGGGAAGCAGATCGTGTACTGCCTGCTGACGTCCGGCGAGGCGGGGATCGACGGTGTCGACCCGGCCGAGTGCGGACCGCTGCGGGAGGCCGAGGAGATCGAGTCGGCCCGGATCGTCGGGGTGTCCTCGGTCGAGTTCCTCGGCCAGCCCGACGGAACCATCGAGTACGGCGTGCCGCTGCGGCGGGTGATCGCCGCCGCGATCCGCCGGCACCAGCCGGAGATCGTCATCACCGGCAACTTCCGCGACACCTGGGACGGCGACGTGGCGCTGAACCAGGCCGACCACATCAACACCGGCCGCGCGACGATCGACGCGGTCCGGGACGCCGCCAACCGGTGGATCTTCCCGGACGCCGGCGACAAGTGGGACGGCGTACGACAGGTCTGGGCGGCCGGCTCACCGAACTCGCGGCACGGCGTCGACACGACCGACACGTTCGACGTCGGCGTGCAGTCGCTGAAGGCGCACCAGGCCTACATCGACGGGTTGAACCGCGCGTTCGACCCGGAGGAGTTCCTCGAGGGCGTTTCGCGTCCGACCGGCACTCAGCTGGGCACGAAGTACGGCGCGCGGTTCGAGGTCTTCACTCCGTAGGGAGCTCGCGGGACGCGTTCAGGTGCGGAGGCATCGGCTTCGGGCGCCGCGGCTCACGGTCGCCGGCGGTGCCCGGGCCGGGCGGGTTGCCCGGGCCGACCCACGAGCGGACCAGCGCGCGACCGCCCTTGCGGGTCATCCGGTGCAGGTCGATCTGCTGGACCTGACTGGCCGGGATGCCCAGCTGGGCGAGGCTCCGGTTCGCCATTGCGCAGGCGTCGTCGTGCTTGCGCGGCGACAGCTTCTGCTGGAGGACGATCGCGATCGTCCCGTCGGGCAGATCTTCGACCCGCTGGAACCGCATGCCCTTGTCGAGCGACCAGGACTCGAGGGCGAGCTCGAGGTAGGCGAAATCGGACAGGCGTCGATCGGTCTTCGCGCGCGCAACCACTTCGTAACGGGCCATATCCCGATCATCCGTCGCCCGGCGGACGTCTTCCAGGAATCTGCGTGAGACATGCCCTAGCGAAGCGAGTTGATCGCCGCCGCGACTTCGGTCGGGTTGGAGATCAGCGTGAGGTGATTGGCGTTCGGGATCAGGGTCGGCGCGGGGGCGCCGATGCGGGTCGCGGTCTCGGTCGCGTTGCCGCCGTTGGTGTCGAGCGCGCCGAAGACGACCGACTTCGGGATCGGGAGGTCGCGGAGTTCGGTCAGGCGATCGGCCGAAACGGCCGGGATTCCGTGCGCGGTCATCTGCCAGACCGCCTTCTCGGCACCCGGCTGCCGGAACGGGCGGGTCCAGTCGTCGACGTTCATCGCCGGGCAGTCGGGGGAGCAGACGCTGTTGTAGATCTTCTTCAGCAGCCAGCCCTGATCGAGCACCAGCCGGAACAGCGAGGTCCGGTACGGCGGAACGATCAGCCAGCGCGGCGGACCGGCCTGCCCACCCGGCAACGGCAGCGCGTCACCGTCGAGGAACATGATCCCGGCCATCCGGTCCGGCGCCTCGAGGGTTGCCTCGGCGACGACGCCCGCACCGAGCGAGTGCCCGACCAGGATCGGCCGCGGCTCGCCAGGTCCGCCGAGGTGCATGGCGTCCAGGAAACCGAGCAGTTGCGCCGCGAGATGCTCGATCGTGTACGGCGCTTTGCGCTCGGAGTACCCGTAGCCGGCGATGTCGTACGCGTACACGCGGTGCTTCGTCGCGAGCAGCGGGATCAGGCGTGACCAGGTGTCGACGGATTCCGCTGCACCGTGGACGAGTACGACGGGTGTGCCCGACGTACCCCAGGATTCGTAACGGGTGTTGATGTCACCGGTCTGGACGTACTTCAGCCCGGGCGGTGGTGCTGCGGTCCCGTTGGTGGCGAGGTTGTAGCCGAGTGATGCCGCGGTGACGATCAGCCAGAACCCGAGAAGTCCCAGGAACCCCCGCCACAGGAACCGTTTCACGCCCCCAGTGTTACAGCAGCAGGATGTTACAGCTGCAGGATGCGCTGCGATTCGGTCAGGACGGCGGGCGAGGCCAGGGACTGCCAGCGCGGGATCTGCTCGGTGAGGAACGGACCGAGCTTGACCGCGCGCTTGGCATCGTTGTCGAGGACGTCGAGCTCGTTGACGATCGTCAGGTCGACGAAGTCGCGCAGGTCCACGGTGTCGAGCTCCTCCGACGTCCCGGTGAAGCGGTCCGCGACCGTGCGGTGCTCGGCGAGGTCGCGCCACGTGGTCTCGCGGTCGCAGGCGCCGTACCGGTAGACGATCTGCTCGGCCTCGGCGCCGATCACCGACTCCAGGACCGGGCGCTCGGTCTTCCAGTCGAAGAGGTGGGTGGGGAAACCGTCCGTCCCGTACGCGGCGTGCGCGAGGCCGGCGAGCACCAAAGTGTCGGAGGCGCCGAGGGAGCTGAGGCGCTTGGCGACCCGATGCAGGTGCACGTACAGGCTTCCCCCCGCGTGGTCGATCTCGTCGGCGCCGCGCACCAGCAGCAGCGAACCCAAGTCCTGGAAAGTGCTCATCTGACCTCTTCTCACCCCGGAGCGGCCAAATCGCCCGAACAGATCAGGGCCCTTCGGACCGGCCCAGGTCACCCACGGTAAGGCCAACCGCCCACCCCCGCCCACAGCTGCGGCGTGCCGTTTCGGTCACACCCCGTTCATTTCCTGTTCCCTGAGTCGGTGGCGGAGGCGCTGGCGGTCAGGACTTCACCGGACCACACCCCGGAGCGTCCCCTGAATCCCGGGCTCACCCATTCCCACCGAGGATCCCGCTGCCGACCATGAATCCATGAGTAACGCCGCAGCCCGCTGGACCTTGATCGCCGTCATGGCCGCCATGACCCTGCTCACCATCACGCTGACCAGCGCGCTGAGCTAGGTCGTCGCCGTTGGCAAGGGGTGCAGTGCGCGGCGGGTCTCCTCGAGGAGCCGGTGCAGGAGCGGGTTCACGGTGTGTTTGGGCCAGATCAGCGCCAGTACGTTCGGCGGCGCGTCGATCAGCGGCAGCCAGGTGAGCTTCGGTTGGGCGAAGTACGTGACGGTCGATGCCGGCGCGATCCAGCAGCCGTGTCCCGCGGCGACCAGGTGCAGGCACTCCTCGGGTGTCCGTGCCTGCGGGCCGAAGACCGCGCGACTGCCGTCCGGGCGTGGGTCGATGAACCAGAAGTTCACCACCGCTTCCGGCATCCCGTCCCGCGGCCCGACCACCGGTACGTCGGCGAGATCCTCGATGGACAACGACGTACGCGTCTCCAACGGATGTCCCGGTGGCAGCGCGACCCACCGTTCCTCCTCGAGCAGCGGATGGACGGTGAAGCGCGGGTCGTCCCCGATCGGCAACCACAGGAACGCGGCATCCGCTCGCCCTTCGACGAGCGCGGCGATCTCGTCCGGCAACGTGTGCGACGAGATCGGCCGTACTTCGACCTCGGGCACTCCTCGTCGTAGCGCAGCCTCGACCGCGGGCATGAAATGCGCCGTACTCTGCGCCTTGAACGTGATCCGC carries:
- a CDS encoding amino acid deaminase/aldolase, producing the protein MGDFDRYARLTAGLDAPYAVIDLDAFGRNADDLVRRAGGTPIRIASKSVRCRALIAAALERPGFHGVMSYALPEALWLARNGVDDILLGYPTTHRTALRELSEDAEAAARITLMIDSPEHLAYIKAAATGTARIQVCLDVDASLRVFGQHLGVRRSPLRTPADVAALARTVAADDAFELTGVMFYEAQIAGLPDTSPAVRWVKRRSAAELADRRGAVVDAVKQVAALRIVNSGGTGSLEISSADPSVTEVTAGSGLYGPTLFDKYDVFQPEHAMAYALDVVRRPAPRIATLFGGGYVASGPAKKSRLPLPAWPSGLKLLGTEGAGEVQTPVQGQSAEPLNLGDRVWMRYAKAGEMLERFDVVHAIGSDGSSEQVKELLTYRGEGKNFG
- a CDS encoding D-arabinono-1,4-lactone oxidase → MSTWRNWSGTESATGVETLRPGSTDELAAAVKSAAEQGKKLKAVGSGHSFTGCSVPQQVMIRLDGLSSITHADQASGRVTVGAGTGLRKLNAGLAAFDLAMANLGDIDKQTISGAISTGTHGTGAGLGGLATQVVALDLVTADGSVLHCSAEENPDVFAAARVSVGALGVISSLTLQCVPAFLLRAQEMPLPLAEVLDGFDELADGNDHFEFYWFPHTDIALTKRNNRVAPGVDAAPVGRIRGWVDDELLSNKVFELTNRLAVRRPAMVPRINQLASRALSAREYVDSSYKVFCSERNVIFRESEYAVPREHVVEVIRRLRDWIDTSGSRIPFPIEVRVAAPDDIWLSTASERETAYIAIHQYHRLPHDPYFQAFENVVADYDGRPHWGKLHTLTATDLRARYPHFDDFLAVRDRLDPQRTFENAYTRQVFG
- a CDS encoding PIG-L deacetylase family protein is translated as MNAAEGLEPLAEDWQKALAIVAHPDDLEWGSAAAIARWTGQGKQIVYCLLTSGEAGIDGVDPAECGPLREAEEIESARIVGVSSVEFLGQPDGTIEYGVPLRRVIAAAIRRHQPEIVITGNFRDTWDGDVALNQADHINTGRATIDAVRDAANRWIFPDAGDKWDGVRQVWAAGSPNSRHGVDTTDTFDVGVQSLKAHQAYIDGLNRAFDPEEFLEGVSRPTGTQLGTKYGARFEVFTP
- a CDS encoding alpha/beta fold hydrolase, with product MKRFLWRGFLGLLGFWLIVTAASLGYNLATNGTAAPPPGLKYVQTGDINTRYESWGTSGTPVVLVHGAAESVDTWSRLIPLLATKHRVYAYDIAGYGYSERKAPYTIEHLAAQLLGFLDAMHLGGPGEPRPILVGHSLGAGVVAEATLEAPDRMAGIMFLDGDALPLPGGQAGPPRWLIVPPYRTSLFRLVLDQGWLLKKIYNSVCSPDCPAMNVDDWTRPFRQPGAEKAVWQMTAHGIPAVSADRLTELRDLPIPKSVVFGALDTNGGNATETATRIGAPAPTLIPNANHLTLISNPTEVAAAINSLR
- a CDS encoding DUF6817 domain-containing protein, which gives rise to MSTFQDLGSLLLVRGADEIDHAGGSLYVHLHRVAKRLSSLGASDTLVLAGLAHAAYGTDGFPTHLFDWKTERPVLESVIGAEAEQIVYRYGACDRETTWRDLAEHRTVADRFTGTSEELDTVDLRDFVDLTIVNELDVLDNDAKRAVKLGPFLTEQIPRWQSLASPAVLTESQRILQL
- a CDS encoding LysR family transcriptional regulator encodes the protein MARWLGGCEDRVDLSLRLLEALEAVAAEGSMTRAAGVLNLTQQAVSGQIRQLERVIGTPLVERRPTGIELTPAGEVVLKQGAALLTSAQAMVTEARLTATGRPDPLRITFKAQSTAHFMPAVEAALRRGVPEVEVRPISSHTLPDEIAALVEGRADAAFLWLPIGDDPRFTVHPLLEEERWVALPPGHPLETRTSLSIEDLADVPVVGPRDGMPEAVVNFWFIDPRPDGSRAVFGPQARTPEECLHLVAAGHGCWIAPASTVTYFAQPKLTWLPLIDAPPNVLALIWPKHTVNPLLHRLLEETRRALHPLPTATT